The nucleotide window tgatttttatgagaaaataaagtcgaataaagacttcttgaagaaagtattgtctacagaaaagtatgattggggaattatgtaaatttacaaatgcttaaacattgttttgttttctagtaaaatgcattattttagttttcctTGGCGTCTTACTACTTTAGTTGTCCCTGACAATAGAAATCTTCatcatcttccaaagattatTTATCATTGGTGAGCATTCTTGCTGTACAAACTCGGGCTAACCAACAACGCCCTTCTTTAGTGCTATAGCCACCAGAAACCGGGTTCTTGCCCGGGATAGGGTTTCTTTTACGGTGGGTTTCTTCTCACATCCACTGATGTAGTTTACAGCGTTGAGGCAATTTTCAATTATCAGCGTAGTTGCTTgtacacaccacctgctcctctgcttaattttcgctttttcaacttatgttttatggatttaactaagtATAGGTTGAAAACTTCGCCTCGAGTGGTTATGAGTAAGGTCCGCATTGCCGATATCAGCGTTCGtcgtctctgtggcgcaatggattagcgcgctggacttctaatccagaggttccgggttcgagtcccggcagggatgcTTTATGGAATTTTTGACCCAATCTCATGAGTCCAGCATAAGAAACTGAAGCATTGAAGCAAATTACAAtaatcagttgcttgaacacaccatcTGCTCATCTGCttaatttttcatctttttaacttatgttttatggtttTAACTAAGtgtaggtttagtggccgtgctagttgttaccagcaattattaacgttatttttcgttttaagccttttcggttttgtcactttttcttgttcattggcgcgtgttagtaacaactggcttgatttttcgtccccaccgcacttttgacgaaaaaaaaaatgaatgaatgaatgaatccaaaataatttcatattcctagtaaaatatgaaccacatttatctgataaggctcgttgttctgaagcgtcccggttttcaatcacaaaaacatgGTAGGCTATGCCTATTATAGACGGACTTAAATGTACAAAAATCACAGCAAATTTACCGGGACCAAGATTTTATATGTAAACTAACATTATATACGAAACAGTTGTAGACGAATTTTACTTTACGTTACAAAAAATGACCAATTGAAGGAAACCTTTCTGTATATCCTTTCCACAAATCACACTTCTGCGTGTTATAGCGACACTTAACGAACAAGGAACCGGTTTGTAGCAGGACGATGGGGTGAAAGGTCAGGTGCGTCACAATGTCTTCTCTAATCCTGCATCTTGACGAAATATGGGTAGGGCGAAAACTTCTGCCACAATTTTAAACTAACACATACTGAAAGTTAATAGGCTTAAGTTATCAAAacgatttttgtttgattaataAGACATTAACAAAGGTATTTATTTTCGTTAACGAGACTTAATTTGGgtaaaaatgcaatcaacttACGCCCACATACAAGCATATGCCTGTATGCTAGGCTACCCAGCTACCGGTATAATCAGAGAAGTCAGGCTGTTTAGTTAAGACCCTAGGCAAGAACACGAAATGCAAAAGTATAGCAATACATGATTCGAGTACATTGCCCGTCAAACtaacttttgtttgtaaattgaCTTTCACATTTATGTAGTGTGTCtccgttttttttgcaatgttgttttatttaaaggAGTTTCAGTGTTTTTGTACCATACCATGTAAAACTGTGTACATTCAGACAATCATTACAacccagactgcagagtttggtaTGTAGGCGCACACCATACTAATGATCTATTGATTCGTGCTTCAATGGCGCACTTAACATGTGTTGTTTTGCACTCACTGACTTGGACAAAACTTCTGTGCATTcaatttttaatgatttaaagattgaatgAGTCAAAATGTGTAATAAGGGAGCGCACTTCCATTGCATCTGAGCATTCTAAGCACCTGTACTtatcatttttggttgttggGCACATGCaagattttgctgaaaacggccatTCTATGCAGTCCGAATTACAACCAAATTCAACATTAAACTGTGTACATTACTGTGTAATTGTACACCTAAGTGTGCACTTCTTTGCATTCGATTAATTTTGTGCTCTAGcccttgtcatttttggttttttGATACATTCAAGTTCTTACTGAAAATAGTATTTGCTTCCTATTTTCAGTTTAACTGACTTAGACCTACTTAAAGGTCATAATTGAAAGTGCTGCACACGCATGCAAAAAACTCATCAACGTGGACGCCTAACTTTTACAAGTTCACATCGATTTGTattacacacacacacatcaTCAAAGTTGGTTGCTTGAAcgataaaatttataataacttAACAAAGAATTAAGACTTTGTTGCATGCCGTCGCACCAAAATTTGTGCTTTTGCACACACAAGTTTTCGTCAAAACTGCTAAAGTTTCCAGTTGGGTTGAGAGtgaaatatacagtatatcattttcaaaaacgttttctttgtttagccAACTAGAGTATTTGAGCATATTTTGTCTTATTGTGAAGCAGagataacttttttcaaatggACAGCAAAGGTCGGCGGGTGGTGGTGTGTGACAATGGTACAGGGGTAAGTTGCAACTGTTTTTGGTTATTGAGATGGTTAATGTTAACTTTGTTAAACTTTAAGTTCAATGAATGTTTATATCTGCAAATTTCTTACCCTAGAATAattatttacaacaaaaaagtgAATGTTTGCATTCTATcatttgaaaaatcatttctTCTCGTTCTCAGAATAGCAGATTTAACATTGTGCATATTTCACTAAGTTAAATGTGCTTCATGATATTTTCAGTTTGTGAAATGTGGTTTTGGCGGTTCAAATTTTCCTGCTCACATATTCCCTGCCTTAGTTGGTCGACCAATATTGCGATCCACAACCAAAGTCGGGGATGTTGAAATTAAGGTAATTGCAAGCTTCACTATGGATTTAGAAATACATATGAGTAGAATAGGCTTACTATTTGAATTACAAGCATATTTAACCTATCTTGAGAAGTAAAAGCCATTAAAAGCAGTGGATTTGTTTACATGAAACTCAATTGTTGGACaatttgtagtttttaatGTCACTATTGTGTGAGCTTATAGAACCTGAAACTGTAAATGGCAAGTATCCCACATTAATAAAGCAATGACATTAAACTGAGAAATTGATGTTTAGGATTTGATGATTGGAGATGATGCCAGTTTATTCAGGTCACAACTAGAAGTAAATTACCCTATAGAAAATGGAATTGTTCGAAATTGGGAGGACATGGAGCATTTATGGGACTACACGTTTGGTCCTGAAAAACTTGACATAGACCCCAGGTGTTTTTTTGTAATCATTTAATTTGGACCACTTCACCTGTCTTCATTTTTGCAATGACAAGCTCAtttgtttttcagaaattCCAAAGTATTGTTGACAGAACCCCCTATGAACCCAATGAAAAACAGGGAACAGATTATTCAGGTACTTGTGAATTACAGAAATGGGGCctacaataaaatcaaacaacattTATATAACTTTTTTAGAACCAGAATGATATATAAGGAGATGATAATATCAGCAATATTTTCTTCTATTACCTTATTAACAGCTTGGCATAGTAGGATGTAGACACGTTTTATCGGCTCAGTAGCAGATCAGTTAGAGTGAGTGGCCCACAGAGCCCATGCCCATACACATCATGTTCAGTAACCACCATTGTGATGTGCTTGGGTAAGGCATTGATGACACTTACTCGTATTCAGTGGCCCTGATCAACAGTTGCAAATATGGGCAAGACTAAATAAACCTAAAAACATCAAtatcaaatgaaaaatacaacGATTTGAAAATGTATGCAGCCAAGCTTGATAACTGGGTTTCAAGTGGTGAAGAATCATTGTCaagtttaagttgtgcaaagacttaTCTGTAGTCCGATGATAAAGATTTATTGTGTATCATACcataaaagttgttttctttcttaGGCAGTGTTCCCTTTTGTATATTGAGATTTCTCTTCCAATTTATTGTTGTGACAGTGTTTTTccaatttatgtttttctgTACACTCTGCATATATATAatgaaactatttttcacCTCAAGTATAGAATCCTTTTAAGCAGTAAACATAAACATCGGGTATCATTAGAAACTTCAACCACATCGGTGCTGGGTTAAAAACTCATACCGGTTGAATtctaattttttcataatgttacaaaatttgttcagcttttaatatttatatatatatgaccatggtatgtttttttttcagagaATGTTTGAAAAGTACCAGTTTGATGGCTGTTACATTGCAGTGCAGGCAGTTCTTACCCTTTATGCTCAAGGTAGTGTTGGCATACTGTTTGCCATGATGTGACTTACGTAGCATAGGCCGTTGTTAATTTTATATGTTGATTCCTGTGTTACATATGTCAAGtttatttaaacgttttactaatattaacttttaaaattaaactttatcCAAAACCAATTTAACTTGCATATACTAAGTAGACTTGTATTTTTAATCTTCGTAGGTGATATTCATatatatacagtgagacctcgttaatccggaccacttcgttttgtcaaaaaatgtcggtttagcggggtatccggattatcggaaagtaaaaaatcaatcaatcttgcaaatgcatcaccgtgttcaaaacgcagtatgcaccttactccaattctaagtaccgagtttctggctggacagcaactaaaataaaattatactttttgtatgatccgacccagtgtcgaaccccagaaccaccgtattaaagacgaatgctctaagccagaagtgacgaacatgcggccgcaaatcggtttgacaaccgctcttgcatggcgaagcattccggcgggaccagcagtcttgaactttctttgacctgtttctaatctttgcgcaatgcgatatcaaaagctgatcgcacgattgagttgcagcagtatgtcttcaatagattgccgcactcaaccgatgtactgtacgtatttttttgcgaccgcggaagcgttgtttgatactgttgatgaacaatttattttttcgtttctaaaatactgtacagtatttcatagtatttCTTGTACGTTTAGATGGTGGCTCTGATGAAGCATACTGAATAGCACggctaaatttttttacaaagcgcaatgctgtacagtactgtacttttgaatcaataaagaccgcaacgttattatgcgtagataatcggctattgtttcgtcaactaactacatactgtattaggacaatcgtgaatcattttcgcataactgttaataatccggtttatcggattttattgctattgatttagcacatttgttccaaaacttttgtgtcggagtcggacagcggggtttccggattaaaggggtaaaatgcatgggaagaaatccgttcccggcagttttgtgtcggatagcggggattccggttcatcggggtccggattaacgagatcTCACTGTATTGTAAAGCTGTCTATAACTACTTAAACTTTTATAGCGTTTGGTTGTGGTATAGTTCAGTAAGATTACGTTTAGGTTTACTGACTGGAATTGTTGTTGATATTGGCGATGGTGTTTCGCATATCTGTCCCGTCTATGAGGGTTTCTCATTACCACATTTGACAAGAAGGTTAGATGTGGCCGGGCGGAACATCACACGCTATTTGATCAAGGTAGTGTGTTATACTGGATATTATCTAGTGCAGTAGTTCCCAACTTATCTGAACTCCTGATGCACTAATCTACCCAAAAAATCATATGATGCACAGCATTACAAAACTGTCACAAATCGTTATTTAATGTGATACTTTAGCGTTGATGTGCTTTGGCAAACCGCATTAAATCATGGTGTACTGTTTGAAACGGCAACGCGCATTTCTTTGTCGACGTCTGTTTTTGAGCGATacttaatatatatattttgagCACTTAACAGAACCTAATACTGCTTTCTAAAAAGATTATTTCTGAAAAACAGCACTTTCAATTAGAAATGGCAACTGCCTAGCTCTAGCTAGTCGAAACTTGTTTAGCTTACACCCAGCAATGGCCAATCTCTTTATTATGTACATCGTGGTAGTTATAACATCACATAGACCTAAGTAACACGTAACATTGCCAGTGAACTTCAAGACTGAAGACTGAACTGTGCAGGATACGTAGATCAACATCTagcataaaaaatattttgttacaattttgaTTATCTGTAGTGAATGTAAGTTTGCGGGCCCTTGTAATTTAAAGTCGACGCACCTGTTGGGAACCTCTGATCTTGTAATATTGGCCACTTTCAAAACTTATTATAACAAACATTATACTATCCTGGCTCATTTGCATAGCATGTAGGCGTAGGTCAAGGCCAAGATGTTACTTGGGTTGACTGATTGGGATTTcacttgttttgtttacaGCTGCTACTTCTGAGAGGATACGTTTTTAACCAGTCAGCCGACTTTGAAACTGTTCGAATgatgaaagaaaaactttgttacATTGCGTgagttttgttgcaaaatagtATTAGTCAATATATATGATTGGCGAATGGCATAGTACAATCTATTGTTACAATATTTGATTAATTATGAAGCTATAATATAATACTTGcgtaaaaatatgtaaaaggAAAATATAAAGTAGCGAAAGTAATAATGTTAAAATATGCACATTAGACATTGAACTATGACGAATATATACAATAATACTGTAACACTCAAAGTTAGTAGTAGGAATAATAACAAGGTATTAGATCTTTGAGTATATATGAGTAACTTCTACAATGCTACTGTGCACATTGCATTCAGTTATGACACAGAACAGGAGCAGAAGCTGTCAACTGAAACAACTTACTTGGTGGAATCTTACAAGGTATAAGTCTAAACTTGCTTTGTGTTTTAATGGTTATTCTGTGTGCATAATCAGGATTGTATACAATAGCAATGGGTGTTATTACGTTGAACTGTaccactttaaaaaatttatgctGGCACTTTTATAACACCTAGAAGTCTAACACTATTTCGACTGATGCAAAATAGATGCAAGTGCTAAATTAAGTAATAAGTAGTAAATTGCTAAGGTGTCATGGGGAGATGTCGCAATATAGTGCTGGCATACTCGCCATTGTTTTCAATATATTCAACAATCAAAATACAATCAGAATTTGTGAAAGCAGTCAACAGTCTATTACACAATTTCTACAGTTATAATACTTCCCAAGGTAGTTTCAGTAGAGCTTAACTGCTGCTTAGACCTCCTGCAAAACTTACTCCTGATTTGATCCggaattaaattttttcccTGCCGCAGCTTCCAGATGGAAGGCTGGTGAAAGTAGCCGGGGAGAGATTTGAGGCCCCTGAGGCTCTGTTTCAGCCTCATCTCATTAACGTTGAATCTGTTGGAATTGCAGAAATGCTATTTAACACAATTCAAGCGGCAGATATTGATATTAGGTACGTTGTTTAGTTCTAATGGTAGATAACTTTTGTTTAGCacagttttgtaaaaagcTTGGTGATAATGTTTCAAAGTGGTTATTCTATCAAATGTCATCTTTCATATGACATGTGATACTTAAATGCAAAACCATGATCATAGTAACtcctaataataataacgccAGAACAACCCAAGCATTCTTTTATAATTAAAACTCTGAGAGTGGTTGTTTTATGCAGCTTCTTGTTAAACTTACAGGAGTGAATTTTATAAGCACATTGTTTTATCTGGTGGAAGTACCATGTTTCCTGGACTGCCATCACGCATGGAACGAGAGATAAAGCAGCTTTACTTGCAACATGTGCTGAAAGGAGATCACACCAAATTCTCGGTATGTACAACAGTGTCCATGATCCCAAGTATAAGCATAGGCCATAGATTGATATAAACCCTTTCTTTGCTTTGGGATAGCTTGTACTATAATGCAAGGTGACTACACGTCATCAGCAGGGAAATTTTCGGAATGTGGAAAATAGCCGCGGTGATAATACCTGTCATGCCATAACCTGTGACATCTTAATCTTATATTATAAACGACCGATGCTTACTGTGGCATCACCTAGCATTGTCGTATGAACCCTCTCAAAGAAAGGCTCATGTAATTTAATATATTCATGAGACAAATCGACTTGTAAAATCTCAAAACTTCTCTTCAATGCATTTGAAACACAAAGACAAAAGTTTAACTggtgaaaaaatatttgtttacgTGTTGCAGATTGCAATGatgtataatttttaaaaacaacaacgtGATTAAAATGTTCTGGCATGTTTATGTAATTTTGGTGCATGTAAAGTTAATTTGTCATTGTGCAagatcaaaaataattaattaatgatgGCAATAATTCCTCATATTTTAACTTGTACATGTGTGGTAAAAATGTGCATGATGGCTCAATATGCAACATCTGTACTTTGGCTAATGTTAAACTGAAAgatctacttttgcatgaAGCTCGTCTAaccaattttgtttattttctttttcgtttctttttCGGTCTTCTGGAAATCTTCAGAATATGGTAAGAACTTTTTTTCTATCTTTATGCTTGTTAATACAGTGAAAAATGCTTAATGGAGCATCTCGTGAATGGCAAACCCTATTCTAAAAAGCAGTTTATTATAAACGATGAAAGTTGTTTTGATTACGAAAGTAGCTCTATAAAAGGCAAATCATAAAAGTTTCGAAATCTgggtgtttttgtttttagttacTGCATTTACTGTGCATTTCGGGCCCCTATTCAAAGTCCAGGAAAAAGGAATTGGTCAATGTTTTACTGTTTAGCTTTGCTTGATTTGAATTTATAATAGGAAAATCGTTGTTCGTTCCAGATCAGTGAAAACTGCTCCGATAAACAGTTTGCTCCATAAACCGATGCTCTATTAATAAGAGTTTACTGTATAGCATGTGTTTGAGATATGTCGCTCAGTCTAcaataaaatatgtaattaTAGTTACACCAAACTTTTAATGCCAGTGTCATAGCACAATAAATTATACAAACTAAACAATGGTTCCCAATATAAATTTATCCACttcaatcaaaatattttcaaaaacaaagtaCCGCATGTGAACATCCCAAAACCAACTACCAGACAATTTATGCCTTTATGTTGTCACAAAACAGTTTACATTTGATGTATCTATTacttcaatttatttttaagtcaTCATGATTTGGAAATTGATATGTTGGTAGCTGAGCGACATATATTACTGCGTATGTTGTAAACATTGCATGGGTATCATTACTAACCAGTTGACATTTCATGAATAATCACACCagactttttttatttgtcaatTCTTCAGGAAATgtttttcatcaattttccTGCGATGATCCATGCACTTTAATTCTCTTGCTTAATCATTCTCAATTAAAACTGTTTGAAGttttaattaacttttaatatgtttacatttttgaaTAGCATTCACATTTAAGTGTAAAATAATGTAAAGATTCTAGAATTGTTAGCTGTTTAACGCAACATTGATTAAAAGTCATACTTTGTTCCATATAGATAAACTGTAGAGCAGTTTACTTCAGTCAAATTTCCACCAGTGAATAGCTTAAAACCATTACCAGTCATGCGTTTTGTGAAGTTCATAGAGCTAGGTCTCACCCAGCCAAAGATGATTATGCTGAGCAATGCCATTCCGATATCGTTGGATCTGTGCAGTTATAacgaagaaaaataaaaacgtttttttccCAGAAATTTAAGATTCGCATCGAGGATCCTCCAAGGAGGAAGCACATGGTTTTCCTCGGAGGTGCAGTTCTCGCTGACATTATGAAGGATAAAGATAACTTCTGGATGACAAGGCAAGAGTACGAAGAGTGCGGATTACGTGTTCTTGAGAAATTGGGCGTGAAAGCGACGTAAATGACCATTTGAATAGAATGCTGCCTTCGTAACCCAGCGCTAGCTGCATTAAATGAGCGAGCTAATTCTTTGCGTCATATATAGTCACTTAATCcttgttacaaattttatattcACGTTCAGTATCCATTGCACTGGAAAGTTACGAAAtcattttagtaatttttgtcGCAAGAACACCAGATGCAGTACGAGTACAGCATTGTAACTGTTACTTTAGATTCGTGGAAAGTAATCCTTGGTTTGAATAAGAGGGCAGCAAAGTTCTGCCAAATAAATCATGATTTTACTGCAAGCGTATACACAGATTTTGCAGTGTTTGTAAATACTTATTATTACATTGCTATTTATAACAATGAAAGTGATAATCGGAAATCGtgaatgtttttcttttgttggaTTTTAGTTAAACACTGTATACTAAGCAGTTTTCAACGTGCATTGTCATGCGCATATCCAGCGTTTTACCGGTTTCTATGGACTTCAGCCTGTGGATGCTATGAAGTACTTTAGAAAAGTGACACGCGCTTTTGTGTGTCTAAAGAGCAAAGCAAAGTACCCATATATTTTCCTATCACTATAAACTTTATGACGCTCATTATAGTTATAAGCTTACAGTTTTCTGTCTTGTGTAAATATATTGATCGAAACGGCAGAATGGACATTTTTGGATATGCATCATTTCGACCCCAATCATTTTGAAATGAAGTGGACACTACCTTGGACTTCTGAGTAGCTTTGCCTGTAACATTATTATCAGGCTACTTACCAAATTTCTACAACAATCATTGTGGAAAAATCGATTCTTTTTAAGGGTACATAATCCCCATAACTTTATGTCATCACTATGCATGAACGCGGCGTCACAATGGCAttgattttgttacaattgttTATCATCAATTGTGTCCAGTCGTCGATTTTTGCATTCAACTAATAAACGGACATTCcttgattttttatttctatggaTGTTGTTGGACCCACCATCCAACGGATGATAAACCCAAAATATTTAGCCAGCAGATGTCTCTAGTAAGTTGCTTGTGTATAAACATGGCTCGGTTTGACAATGGCAGTCCTACGTCCATCTTACTTTTGTCGATACAtcatatacagtagaattcgcctatatCGACACCTCAAGGGgatgaagaaaaagtgtcAATATAGACGAATCAATATAAATTGTTCCTAAATTCCGGGTTTAGTTCAATTTAAGGGCCTGGCAAGGGTTAAATGTGTACTCTAATCAGCACTGACGTTTAATTCTATGTTTTGGCGTACACTACGgcaaagaacaacacaaaaaagATCGTGAAAAATAATGGTACTTGCATTTACACGTAATATGCACGCAGACGGTACTGATGCGGAGCAATATGACGTTGGTACAGTGCAGTATTTACTTCCTTGCAAAAATATCgctatttttttctgttttgtttttacgaCAGCTTTGTTCAACACATGTTGCTGAATTTTTGTCAGCGTATTGTCTTGGTTGTCGTCACTGCTTCTGAGGTAGCGGTCTAATTTCCTGATTGCGTCCAACATGATGATTTGTGGACACTGCTTAAGTCAGAATAAGTCATAGTGACATCATATTTACGTCAAATACGACTAGGCAACCTAAACCGTCATAAAGTCGTAAGTGGGATGACGTCCCGGAGTGAAAAGAAGAGCTACAATTGTCACAATAAACGAACAAAATGCTCTGGGGGATTAAAAAAGGTGTCGATATATGCGAACTGTCGatataggcgaattctactgtaattAAGGCTACTCCATTTCAAATAATCAGACAAtcgtttttgaaatgttttaagatAATTTGAAAAAGCTATGACTTAATTGTGTGGCTTTAATTCTGCTGCTATATTTAGCATACGTTAGAACTGCGCACGTGAAGTCTGTTTAGTTTTAATAtcagatttaaaattttgacactTTTCTTCGCAAGCATTGACGCGCAACGCCGCATAGCAGATAAACTGACACTTTCCGACGTTTTTTAATTGACCAAATGAAATGATTTGAAACGAATTTACTGATAAGGTTGAGCTAATTTCACTGCTGCAAAATCAAACGAGTGTTGCCCAATTCTTTTGTCTTAGCATTGAAACGCTCACGAACCATAACATATAAAGTTACCAGCGCACAATAAACGTAGCTACTAAATCTTTGACAATGCTATATGAAATGTAGCAAATTAGAATTTATCTTCCAACTGTGGAAAGTCTTTACACAACAGAAACTGAAAGAAAAAGCTTCACCGCTCAAGCCCTCATAACCGAACTTATCCGTTTTGTATAATCGAcacgttttttgttttatagtttCCATATGACcttgcccgaatttagaacttttCTGCAAACTACCACTAAACAGGAGCAAGCTCCGTCACTTCCTAAATGGCATCGTTATAATATTGCTTTGTTCACCAAGAcaaattgacaaaatattattttacgACATTACAAAATCAGAAAACGTAAAAACTAGGAATAAGATTTGTAACTTCCATCttaaaaattcataaaacagGACATGTAATTATATGCCATGTTTATGCTATAA belongs to Clavelina lepadiformis chromosome 6, kaClaLepa1.1, whole genome shotgun sequence and includes:
- the LOC143462313 gene encoding actin-related protein 2 produces the protein MDSKGRRVVVCDNGTGFVKCGFGGSNFPAHIFPALVGRPILRSTTKVGDVEIKDLMIGDDASLFRSQLEVNYPIENGIVRNWEDMEHLWDYTFGPEKLDIDPRNSKVLLTEPPMNPMKNREQIIQRMFEKYQFDGCYIAVQAVLTLYAQGLLTGIVVDIGDGVSHICPVYEGFSLPHLTRRLDVAGRNITRYLIKLLLLRGYVFNQSADFETVRMMKEKLCYIAYDTEQEQKLSTETTYLVESYKLPDGRLVKVAGERFEAPEALFQPHLINVESVGIAEMLFNTIQAADIDIRSEFYKHIVLSGGSTMFPGLPSRMEREIKQLYLQHVLKGDHTKFSKFKIRIEDPPRRKHMVFLGGAVLADIMKDKDNFWMTRQEYEECGLRVLEKLGVKAT